The Rhodamnia argentea isolate NSW1041297 chromosome 7, ASM2092103v1, whole genome shotgun sequence genome contains the following window.
GCTACATGAGTGTTGATGAAGGTTGGACTTGAGCACATCTTGTATGTATTGGGAAAGGTTAAAAATTGGGCAAAACCTGATTGAGCATACTACtatttggccaaaaagaaacagagaaaatgaAGTATGGAGGAGCATTACATACGCATGATATAGAGTTCAAATGGCTCGTAGCGACTCAAATTCGATGGTAACCTCTCCCCCTATATCCCAACATCACATATTGCTCTTGTAGAGCGATTCCTACTcgtttttcatgataaaaaccaTCAAAACACCTAATTATAGGATTCACGACGACACATTTAATGACATGGACCGGAAGTTTTGGAGCGACAATCGGTCCTTCATTGGTGGGTCGTGGTCTAATTCATACCTACAATAGTGGTCTTTAATGCTTGGGAAAAGTAGTGCTGCCTTAAGTTACGTATTTACATAGTATGGACGGAGAGATCAAAGTCAACGTTGGTATTGACAACCTCATTGCAACCACCAACCGTTTTACTAATTGCAAAAATCAGCTTAAGAAGCAAAAGGGGATTAAAAAGAGAATATAAAGAGCTTTACAAGTACAAGTAGGGGAAAAGTCAAAATGTTGAAATCTTCTACGACAAAACCGTGAAAAAGGctattctattctatttatGCACAAACCCTGACGGAAGCAAAATATCAAAGTCAAAACAGGGGAACCCAAGACGGCCCAACAAGCTTAAAAGACAGTCGACATCAAAGCCGagcccccccccaaaaaaaactttttttctaTACTAATTAAATGGATAGGCCATGTATTAAGAGGTTTTCAACAGATTGACTTTCAATCGACACTCGAGATCTCAAGCCTTGATACAGGAGTCTCGGATCGTGGTGGTGGTaaaggtggaggtggaggtggaggtggagattAGGTCGGATTTCCGAAAATAAGTCTCGGGACTTAAAAATTCAGCTTTTGATCTTTTGAATAGAAATTCCTTTTGCCTACGAGAGAATCACCCCGTTTAGTCATTTTTGGAAACCAAtgttgaaaagggaaaagtaaaGAATTATGATAGCTTTTTATAAGATTGGTGAGTTGTAACTAATACTCGGTATGATACTTTTAAGGCCGAATGGTATGAAAAAGAGGAAATATCAAGATTTATGGGAAGCATGAACATGGTAAATTACGTGATTGAAAACGCATAAAAGAAACATAATGAGTGTGTTGTCTTAAGATTTAGCATTCGCATTTGGTATCCCTAATTCGGCAAATTAAATTTGATGTGTAGAAAAGAGAACAAAGATGAAAACTTCAAAGAAAAGCAATGAGTGCGCCCTCCACCCATAAGCCAGACCAAACCaagccaaaccaaaccaaaccataaCCAAAGAATGAAAATAGGCATCTGAGGACCATGAACGTCCAAATCGGacgatgctctctctctctctctctcttcccaccACAAAAATCCTATTTCCGTGCTTCCCACGTGTCCTCTCATCATTTGATCTCTCCGcacgagtctctctctctctccccgttcTTTTCAGGCACGATAACAATAAGAACAATgctcaaaaattaatatttcaaTCATGTCTTGTctgaaagttttgatttttttccagTTCAGAACGGCAAAAGAGGGAATGCCTCGTGGGAACAGAAGATGGTATTGAGTCGGGTCGTTGGAAACTTGGAATATCTTCATCGGGACGACAAGGGGTCTCATTGGCTCCCCCACGGCAAGCGCAGGGATAGGCTCTCAGCACTAGCTTCTAGCTtgtagcttcttcttcttcttcttcttcttcctcctctctctctctttctttctttctttgcttttcggCTTCTGGTCAAGTGATTATTagtgtaaaaagaaaagaaaggacgCAGCTTGAGCTCGGGGGAAGTGGATGATGATGTCAACGTGTTTCTCGTATGGTTATTAACCAAGAACTTTCTCGGGAAACCTGATGGGACTTTTCTTGCTTTGCCTTTGTGCGATGCCTTTATCggtttttttagggtttgttcTTTGACGAGCCTGCGCGGAAGACGAGGCGTGGAGGTCAAGCGAAATTCCTCTCAAGTTTCGAGCTTTCGCTGGGAGGGGAAAAAGCCCATCTTCtccggaaaaaaaataaaaattcaagaacgcttccttcttccctctttctttctctcttatcCGGTGATAATCTGATACCATTTTCTTGGATTTCTTGGCCTATGTTTGCTTTCTGTTCTGGATGGTCATTTCCGTCGGAGCAGCACTCCACGTGGAAGGAGTTGGAGTGGGGCTTTTCTATGGTGTGAAGCCTTTGTGCTATCTggggagagagatggagagttGAGAGTTTGTCGACGAGTTGAAGTTCTTGAAAAACATGGTCGCTGGGTGACAGAGAAAAATGAATTGATTGGGGAAGGTTGAAGATTTTGAAATGAGGGAATCGGGAATTGTTTGAGTAGTTTCAAGAGTTGCGACATGAGTTGCAGCTCCAATTGCAGGGAGAGGCAAGAGGGTCGATGCGAAGAGCCAATTCCGAGGAGGTCTGTCGATGGAGAGCCCAAGTCCCTCTCGGAAAATGGATCTTTTACAGACGCTCAGTTGTCCATACACGAGAATTTGTTGGTCAACCCGAAGTTATTATTCATCGGGTCGAAAATCGGTGAAGGAGCTCATGGGAAAGTTTATGAAGGAAGGTCAGTGATTTTTATCTTCTCTATTGGAAGAAAAAGGTATAATGTGGTCAGGTTGTGAATTTGGGTGTGTTGGAGGAATTATGAAATAGCTTTAGTATACTGGAATGGACAGAGCTGCTTTCCTTATTTGGCCTCCTCTACCGTAATGTAATCACCTTTTTTCTAATGACTATGAGCGCATCTTATTGTAAAATTACACGGATGTGTTTGTTTTTTCACTAGGCATTGATATGCTACGGCAACCCTGCGTTTGACCTGGCCCATCGATCCaacttttgcaaattcttttGGGGTGTAATTTACATGTTATAGTAGAAGCTAAGATTGCTTATGCTCACCTAATCGTGCTGTATACCAGCTGCTAACAATCTATAGTTATGGAAAGGCTAAAGAATAGCTTTCTGTTGCTTGTATGCTTTGGTTTCCTTTCATCTTTTATTCGATGAGTTTGTCTTGCTGTGAAAGCTGTTTTCATGGCGGTGATCGCCTTTTGCAATGTAATGGATGCACAGTGATCAGGCGCTATCATATTAAACCGTGTGGGTTGGAGTAGTTTCTAATAGTTGGTGTCCTAGTTGAATAGGTATAGCCTAATATCTTTCCAGGTATGGAGATCGAATTGTTGCTATAAAGGTCCTTAACCGTGGAAAGACACCAGAAGAAGGGGCTGCACTTGAAAATCGTTTTGCTCGGGAAGTCATTATGATGTCGCGAGTTAAACATGAGAATCTTGTGAAGGTCAGTATTTTCTCTAGCTCCAGTGTTCTTTTGGCTCTTTCAAGGGCATCCTTAAATTGATCTTGTATTAGTATATCCAATCAAATTTTGCTTGACAACCAATGTACTCTGTCTTTGGTTTTGTAGTTTATTGGTGCTTGTAAAGATCCTTTCATGGTAATCGTTACTGAGCTATTAACGGGGATGTCTCTGAGGAAATATCTTGTCAGCATACGGCCAAAAGTATTAGACCTTAATGTAGCGATAAAGTATGCCCTAGATATTGCTCGCGCCATGGAATGTCTGCATGCTAATGGTATTATTCATAGAGATCTAAAACCAGGTAAGACATTTATTATTGGCAGACAGCTGTATATTGGTCTTGAATAAGCTTTTATACACTGAATGTGAAGCAAGCATCTCTTAAGGCGGCTGGATTATTTTTGTAGATTGTTCTCATATTTGAAGGCTGAATATTCTGGTCATGCAGTCATCCTTCCTGTCTTGCATCTGATTAAAACTTCTGAGAAAATCAGTTCAGTTATATTTCGCCAATGTATGTGCCCACGTTCACATTAAGCCTGGAGTTAAGAATTGTCTGTGAAATTCTTGCAGAGAAGAGTTGTTGTCATTTTTTCACCATGCACCAATACTTTAGTTCTATTTCGTCAGATTTGTGGATAACTATCGTTTTTGGTGTCTTGATGTATGTCATGAGTACAAAAGTGAGGAGCAAAGTTACGACCTGTTTTAGACTCACAGTTTAGTGACTGGATTATTTGTGATGCATGTGCGTGTCGCTATTGCTACTTATGATGACATTGACATCTGCCGATGACTCAAAATAATAACTCGATGCAGACAATCTGCTGCTTACCGCTAATCAGAAATCTGCGAAGCTTGCGGATTTTGGTCTAGCAAGGGAAGAATCTGTGACTGAGATGATGACTGCTGAAACTGGGACCTACCGCTGGATGGCTCCTGAGGTTTGTAGTTTCTCAGAAACATAGTGAAATCTCCTTTCTGAGTTTGATATAAATCTTTATGATGCTATGGTTTCAAAACAATAGTTCAGTTGTATTTGGATAACACGATTCTAGACAATGGAACTATCTCAATGACCTTAAAACCCTTTCAAGGTTCATTGATGTTCTGTGAGCCACTTATctgattaatttgaaattacCATTCTTCAAACTAATACTCAGATGCCACCTCCATGAAAGAAATCTGAATAAGTGAAGTAAAAGGATGTTTTACTAGGATTGGTCATTACTTTGGTTTAGTGCTTTTGGTTTACTCTGTTTGAGACCCTGATGTCACATCGATATTAATTAGTACCAAATTTGTTAGCTTATCTTTGTTCTTGGAGAAAGCATTCACATTATGATCAATGCACAAAACAGTTAGCCTGCCTTTCGTGCTGTTTAAATGCGGGACCATATGGACAGATTAGGCATAGGTGGAGACAACAGGGTTGTTTAAAATGCTTTCTTAAATGTTGATTGGAAGTATACAGGCCATGATAGAGAGCTTTGGCATGATCATGTGCTATGATGCTTTTTCCAAGGGTCATCTTTTCTGACTTTTCTGAGGTACCGTTTTCATACTGATTGATGGGGGATTTTTGGCTGTTAACTTAATTTGTGATCAAGACTACTAGGAAGGAAATAAGACTTCCAGTACTTTCAGGAGCACTTTGGGGCTCAGAAATGGTATCATGGAgaggggcagagagagagagagagatgtggggTACGGTTAGATTTTAGATCTTTGAAGGTCTGACACTTGAGCATGTGTCTATTGTCTGAATGCATAGAAAGGTATATGGGGTATTCTCAGACTCGGATTGTAAATCTGCAGATTTTTACCCAGAATGTAATGGTAAAAATGGAAGAAACAAGAAGTCTTTTCCGATTTGTACATTAGTCAGAATATCTCTTCGAATTGGCTTCTCACCTCTTTGAATTAGATATTATGCAATTACACACCTCATGATTATAGTTCTGATGTTGCATTGCTGGATCGCATAATTCTACTGTGGTGTTTCTCTCCATCGGGCTCTCTGTCAGATGAATATCTGTTTGGAGGATTTACTGTTAATAGCTGACAAATTTTGTTAACCCGAGTGTCTCTGCAGTTGTACAGCACTGTGACTTTGCGGCAGGGGGAAAAGAAGCATTACAACAATAAAGTTGATGTCTATAGCTTCGGAATCGTTCTATGGGAGCTATTGACCAACCGAATGCCATTTGAAGGCATGTCCAATCTGCAAGCTGCTTATGCGGCCGCTTTTAAGGTTAGCTGTTTGTTTCAGTTCTTCTCTGccgatttcttgatttttttttgctactCTACACATCTGCATATAAGTATTTGTTAAGCCTCGAAAAAGCTTTTGCAATTCTTTGTAGAGGCTTTTTGAGAGGCGTGCAACTTGATGAGAGTATACTTGTTTTGAGGGTGatcaaagattttcctttgggaAAGAGCCAGATTTAAGTTAATTGAGTAACTGAAGTAAACGGGCTTAGAAATATTTGCCAAATTTTGCTCCCACATAGTGAAATGTAAAATTCTGATAGCTCTAAGCTCTACACCATTGGGTTTTTTCCCTGTATTGGCCGGTGAAGCAAACATTAGTTCTTGCTATAAATATGTCAATCCATCCTTCGCTATTTGGTGGCATGCATGAATCTGAGAAGGTTATTAGCGGTATGTTACGTCCTGCTTGGCCTAATACAGTTTTATGCTGATTAGAGCAAATTCTCAATATGTGCTGTTCTATTGCGTAATTTTCTTTACTTCTTTATGCTGGGTCTGGGTGAGCTTTGGACTTCCTTTGACCATAAGGTTTTTCACACGAGTTGCAGCAAGAGAGGCCAGCTGTTCCTGAGGATATATCTCCTGATCTCGCCTTCATCATACAGTCATGCTGGGTCGAGGACCCTAACATGAGGCCCAGCTTCAGCCAGATCATCCGCATGCTCAATACTTTCCTCTTCACCATTTCACCGCCTCCGCAATCCTCACAAGAACCGGATTCCAACGAGGTTGCAACAACTAGTAACGGCACCATGGCGCTGTCCACTGCTCGTACTAAAGGGAAGTTTGCTTTTCTTCGCCAACTTTTTGCTGCTAAAAGAACTAGGAACTCGCAATGACCCGGTGGAATCTTGGGGAAGCttcgaattccaattttgaaggGTCATGGCCTTTTAGTAGTTGGTGCAAACATTTTTAGGGTATTTTGAGTAGCTGAATTGCGATGCGTAGCGGGAAAGGAGGGATGGGCGAgattaaaagaaatatattcGATACAAGTAGGACTGCTATTTCTTGCTGATATCATAAAGGAAGGAAATAGAATAGCAAGAACTCTCATCATAATGCCACTTATCCTTTCGTCTGATCAAGTGCCCTGTGGAATTGAGGGAAAGTCGTACTGGGCATCGAGATCTCGATCATTTCGCGACTTTTCTTATAAGAACAACGGACGCGGGGGGGTGAATGGTCATTTTGCGAATGCAAGCCATGTAGGGTCAGTTGAGGTCTGCAGAAATGGCCAGATTTGAAGCATGTTGAAGTGGGCTATCCATCTATATCAACCCCTTTTGCTTAATCTATCAGCAAAGTAAGAGCATGGTTCTGTAGTCTGGCTTCgtttgttggagaaaaaaagGGACAGAAGCCTGGTTCTGTTTTCAAATCCAAGTGCTGTGGTCCATGATCCAGCAGTGGCTGTGGGCAAAATGTGAGTTCAATGATGGGGGAAAGTGGCTCTTTAAGAAAGTGCTTTGAAGCCATGGATCTTAATTCCAAAACCTGCTAAAAAGAGGGAAGTAGGGAATCTAACTCCCTTAAGGCATATGAGAGAGCACATGGTTCGTCTCTTTAACCTCTTTTACAGAGTGAACAGGGGAAATCAACTCCTTTTCGAATCAGATGCAATGCAACGCAGTTTTGACTTTTAATGAAAGATTAGGGGGCTTTGCATCGATTTTGATTCGATGGTTGTCCGTGAGTCGGGATCGGTGCAAAGCCGGGTCGATAGACCCACTTTCGGCATTGTCCtcagggggttttttttttttttaatatacgcTAACAAAAGATTCCTCTGGATCTTGCAATGTGGATTTTATCAAGACAGATTAATCGAGACCTTTCAAAATCTCcaaaacaaaattttctttcccgCCAAAATGATGGTTAATCGGTATTTGGATGGTCCGGCGATAACTAATTTTCCTATTGTCTTGGTATTATTAATGATTTAATAATGTCGATTAATTCGCATTTCGACCATTCTGCTCTCTTCTCTGCATTAAAAAGCCTTCGATTCGGTTTTACGGACTTTTCCGTCAAATGCTTGCCATGATCAATTGTTGAAGGGCTTTAGATTATCTTACACGTCGGtacagtttgtttttttttttttttttgttagtttctAAATAATCAGTTTTGTTATATTaaatccctttctttttttttgtttggttggtCGTATTGTTATATCAAATTCCGACcgtcgaaaagaaaaaaatcatcggACGAATAGAGGAAGCGACAGGCGCCACGTGGCACGAGATGTTTGTTGTGGCCATCGTAGAGTCCGGGCccaatgaggaggaggaggagaaatcaGAAAAGGCGGGAGAATTTAAGGGGGGAGCCAATCCCGGGTACGGGACACTTCTCTGACTGGCCCCACCCCGTCCATTTATTGACACGTGTCGTCCTGTCACTTTCTTCAACGCGGCTGTCGccctcctttctcttctctggTCCGTTCGTTTGTCCGGCTCTCTATTTTTGCGGTGGGGGGCCACGTTCGTTTTCACGATTTATAATTTAATAAAGAAGAATAGCATcacgaaaaactttaaatttgtatacttatgataaatttatttcaaattattttttatcataaaaaatctcaaattgatatatttgcgataaatttatcccaaattgatatacttataacaaatttactctttgttagttttcattaaatctaacCGTCAAATTTCTAAATTGGATGGGAAGTGACAGTTTACGGGCGtatcggtttagaatttttaccctctgtttatcacggatttatcaatttgggaattttttgtaatattaatccaatttaatagaggataaatttgtcgggGGTGTACTAGCCTCGggtttttcttggtcaaaaaaattaatttatggtaaatttgtcacaaaagcaCTAGTTTAAGGtctttggtggtcaaaaaaataatttggggtaaatttatcaaacgTGTAtcggtttaaattttttagtagtcaaaaaaatagtttgggggtaaatttgtcatgggggtaaatttgtcatgggtatacaaatttgatattttctatggtattaatcctaataaaaaaaggaaagttttCGTTTTGGTCcgtaattaaaaaagaaaagaaaagaaggttaCAAAAATGGTATTTTGGCTTTATGTTCCtttaaaaatttgcattttctcttttttcttttcttttgataggagcgatttcattttcattaatgTTAAGAGGAAAACATCGAATGTAGCCTCGTATCGACCACAACAATTTCGACAAGTCCTTTTCCAATCTGAATTAGTGTTTTAAGATTTGATAGCACACCTGCCTAATTTGGTGAtgcattttgtcaattttttttcttttcaacttttTGGCCACCTACAAGTGCCCCTATGCTAGGGCCAGCAGCCTATTAACAAGGAGGAAGGTGAGGTTCGGTGTTCAATTTTCCACCCACATAATAAAGAAGACCCCACCAACGTGACAAGAGAATTGGAAGGGGATGAGACGAGACGGCGACGTTTTAATTTTAGAGGTGGTGGGGTTCGATTCTCGCGCTCTCCGgaaaaacaagttaaaagtcGGAGAAATAAGATAGAAAGACGAAAGTTAGAGTAggacaaataaaaataacaatgaGAATAAGAATAAGTAggttccggaaaaaaaaaaggattaaatatCACGAGAAATCATAAATCAGTAGGCTCGAGatttatttattccaaattaattttcattaaaaaaaatcccaaataggCATGCCCATGTTGCATTTGCCCTGGTGAGTAAATGCGGTATGCATGTACCAGTCTAAGATTTCTTATAGTATTATCTTAACAATAAAGCACTTTGTTTTTTATTGCATAAGCTCCCGAGATAGATGAAGGTATACCATATAAGCGGGGAATATTCGATACGACATAAATCCCGAGAAAACATATTTGTAAAGTTTTACAAATTCTTTAATTTGAGAATAATGTGGCCTACTAAAGTTGGTATTGGCTACGAAATGGTAGGCTTTTTCATCACATGGAAATCTGGTGGGAGATCATTGCTGAAAACCTACACCATTTACTGCTGTTTCACTTGGGCCAGTGCAGGCACCGCCATAAGTCCAATGGCTCAATCAAAGCGCTTTAAGGATGGTGTTGGATTCTATTAATTTCTCTGATCCGTTTAATTAACCTAAATCTACCCATAACCATAACCGGAGACATAAATTGAATAGAGGGACAAAATCTTTGACGGCGGTCATTACCAAAGGTCAGTAAATActaaacagaatcagaaaagatGTGCGAAGAATGCTAGGCATATTAAACTTTGGCTCATAGGAAAATAGACGGACAAGATTGACCTCGTGACATGCTATAAGTAGATATATACTCAAGTGAAGTAGCCGATTGCTCGATACTCAGTTTCAATGTGTCCACACGTCTGTACATATATCGATACTTCCATGTCCGTATGCCCATAAACGGCATCCGGATGTAACCGATTGCAATTTAGGGTCCGGGTCACGTATAGGACTTGCGCCAAATATGTGACTAGCCGATATTGTTCTTAGTCTCGTTTAGCAATCCTGATAATGCAGATTAGTTATTGAAGCTCGTATACAAATTAAGTGGACAATGCACGAGGTCGAGGTGTCAATTGATTAAAGGTTTCGCTAGCAGTCGACATCCAAGAACAAGGTACATAGCTGAGTAAGAGTACGAAATGTGAGCAA
Protein-coding sequences here:
- the LOC115746796 gene encoding serine/threonine-protein kinase STY13, coding for MSCSSNCRERQEGRCEEPIPRRSVDGEPKSLSENGSFTDAQLSIHENLLVNPKLLFIGSKIGEGAHGKVYEGRYGDRIVAIKVLNRGKTPEEGAALENRFAREVIMMSRVKHENLVKFIGACKDPFMVIVTELLTGMSLRKYLVSIRPKVLDLNVAIKYALDIARAMECLHANGIIHRDLKPDNLLLTANQKSAKLADFGLAREESVTEMMTAETGTYRWMAPELYSTVTLRQGEKKHYNNKVDVYSFGIVLWELLTNRMPFEGMSNLQAAYAAAFKQERPAVPEDISPDLAFIIQSCWVEDPNMRPSFSQIIRMLNTFLFTISPPPQSSQEPDSNEVATTSNGTMALSTARTKGKFAFLRQLFAAKRTRNSQ